From one Amycolatopsis sp. FDAARGOS 1241 genomic stretch:
- a CDS encoding BTAD domain-containing putative transcriptional regulator yields MRIGLLGPLEVRTGEGEAVEVAGARVRALLSALALEAGREVSAGRLVDAVWGERPPATANALQALVSRLRRAGVALESTSVGYRLEAEVDVARFEELVARGRRTGDAEALREALELWRGPALVDVADGEYFQGPIARLTELRLSAVEDHAEAVLRLGRGEELTGELAALLQEHPLRERLAAALMRALHAAGRPAEALTVYERLRKALVEELGADPSAQVSAVHTAILRDSTVDTVPEEVRTNLRAGLTSFVGRDADVAQVGKLVAEYRLTTLTGPGGAGKTRLATETARTLLDQTTGDTWLVELAPITDGADVAQAVVTALDAREQGQLSFGGGATSAERAVQALRGREALLVLDNCEHVIDAAAELAERLLGECPRLRILATSREPLAVTGEALWPVEPLALPPEGASVPEAMACASVRLLADRAAAVRPGFEVDPSTVGAVTRICRALDGMPLAVELAAARLRSLTVPQLAARLDDRFRLLTGGSRTALPRHRTLRAVVDWSWELLSDAERTLLRRLAFFSGGATAEAAAAVSGVEDAPDLLMALVDKSLLVVSDSVEPRYGMLETIKAYAFERLDDAGEREQVRRAHAEWFAQFAETADPHLRRAEQLEWLVRLAADHGNLTAAVRGSIAAGDAATALRLVVAAGWYWLLGGHKAEGQELIVAALGVPGEADVNHRAAANAFAVLFVTAGIADDSMADEWTRAAVELSAGAEHHHPLLRFMLPLQELLSSGRTGARPRIEALDELVADEDPWIRAQAYQNRFRLQLNLGHGHAAAEADAEESVRLFRLSGERWGLSLALTNLAELTARRGDFHRATDQYREAIHVVTEIGTLEDVLWVRARLAQLYWLMGDVPATNAELAAADRDAAAVAFPDALAGLALARGDLARWRGEPEVAGAELDRAEGLVRHLSLHPLFRAMLLQLRGFLAADAGDLDAAATMRREVFELTTAGGDVVYLAHAVVAVADHALRVGMGEEAARLMATAEVLRGGPDLSLPDAVATAREVETAQPLETDELRRVIDVVLG; encoded by the coding sequence GTGCGGATCGGGTTGCTGGGGCCCCTGGAGGTACGGACCGGGGAGGGCGAGGCCGTCGAAGTGGCGGGCGCGCGGGTGCGCGCGCTGCTGAGCGCGTTGGCGCTCGAGGCCGGGCGGGAGGTGTCCGCCGGGCGGCTCGTGGACGCGGTGTGGGGCGAGCGGCCGCCCGCGACGGCGAACGCTTTGCAGGCCCTGGTGTCGCGGTTGCGGCGGGCGGGGGTGGCGCTGGAGTCGACCTCGGTCGGGTATCGGCTTGAGGCCGAGGTCGACGTGGCGCGGTTCGAGGAGCTGGTGGCGCGGGGCCGGCGGACGGGCGACGCCGAGGCGCTGCGGGAGGCGCTGGAGCTGTGGCGCGGGCCGGCGCTCGTGGACGTGGCCGACGGCGAGTACTTCCAGGGCCCGATCGCGCGGTTGACGGAACTGCGGCTGAGCGCGGTGGAGGACCACGCGGAGGCCGTGCTGCGGCTGGGCCGCGGTGAGGAGCTGACGGGTGAGCTCGCCGCGCTGCTGCAGGAGCACCCGCTGCGCGAGCGGCTGGCCGCCGCGCTGATGCGGGCGTTGCACGCGGCCGGGCGGCCGGCGGAGGCGCTGACCGTCTACGAGCGGCTGCGCAAGGCGCTCGTCGAGGAGCTCGGCGCGGATCCGTCGGCGCAGGTTTCCGCGGTGCACACGGCGATCCTGCGTGACTCCACTGTGGACACCGTGCCGGAAGAGGTGCGCACCAACCTGCGCGCCGGGCTGACGAGTTTCGTCGGCCGGGACGCGGACGTCGCCCAGGTCGGCAAGCTCGTGGCCGAGTACAGGCTCACGACGTTGACCGGGCCGGGTGGCGCCGGGAAGACGCGGCTGGCCACGGAAACCGCGCGCACGCTGCTCGATCAGACCACCGGGGACACCTGGCTCGTCGAGCTCGCCCCGATCACCGACGGTGCCGACGTCGCGCAGGCCGTGGTCACCGCGCTCGACGCGCGGGAGCAGGGCCAGCTGAGCTTCGGCGGCGGCGCCACGTCGGCCGAACGGGCCGTGCAGGCGCTGCGCGGCCGCGAGGCCCTGCTGGTGCTGGACAACTGCGAGCACGTGATCGACGCGGCGGCCGAGCTGGCCGAACGGCTGCTGGGCGAGTGCCCGCGGCTGCGCATCCTCGCGACGAGCCGCGAACCCCTGGCCGTGACGGGCGAGGCGCTGTGGCCCGTCGAGCCGCTGGCGCTGCCGCCGGAAGGGGCGAGCGTGCCGGAGGCGATGGCGTGCGCGTCGGTGCGGCTGCTGGCCGACCGCGCGGCCGCGGTGCGCCCGGGGTTCGAGGTGGACCCGTCGACGGTCGGCGCCGTCACGCGGATCTGCCGCGCGCTCGACGGCATGCCGCTGGCCGTGGAGCTGGCGGCGGCGCGGCTGCGATCGCTTACCGTGCCGCAGCTGGCTGCGCGCCTCGACGACCGTTTCCGCCTGCTGACGGGCGGCAGCCGCACGGCGCTGCCGCGGCACCGGACGTTGCGCGCGGTCGTCGACTGGAGCTGGGAACTGCTGTCGGACGCCGAGCGCACGCTGCTGCGCCGCCTCGCCTTCTTCTCCGGCGGCGCCACGGCGGAAGCGGCGGCCGCGGTGTCCGGCGTCGAGGACGCGCCCGACCTGCTGATGGCGCTCGTCGACAAATCGCTGCTGGTCGTGTCGGACTCCGTCGAACCGCGCTACGGCATGCTGGAGACGATCAAGGCCTACGCCTTCGAGCGCCTCGACGACGCCGGCGAACGCGAGCAGGTCCGGCGCGCGCACGCGGAGTGGTTCGCCCAGTTCGCGGAAACGGCCGACCCGCACCTGCGCCGCGCCGAACAGCTGGAGTGGCTGGTCCGGCTGGCGGCCGACCACGGCAACCTGACGGCCGCGGTGCGCGGCAGCATCGCGGCCGGTGATGCGGCCACGGCGCTGCGGCTCGTGGTCGCCGCCGGCTGGTACTGGCTGCTCGGGGGTCACAAGGCCGAGGGTCAGGAGCTGATCGTGGCGGCGCTCGGCGTGCCGGGCGAGGCGGACGTGAACCACCGCGCGGCGGCGAACGCGTTCGCCGTGCTGTTCGTGACGGCCGGCATCGCCGACGACAGCATGGCCGACGAGTGGACGCGCGCGGCGGTCGAGCTGTCGGCCGGCGCCGAGCACCACCACCCGCTGCTGCGCTTCATGCTGCCCTTGCAGGAACTGCTGTCCAGCGGCCGCACCGGTGCGCGCCCGCGGATCGAGGCGCTGGACGAACTCGTCGCCGACGAGGACCCGTGGATCCGCGCCCAGGCCTACCAGAATCGCTTCCGCCTGCAGCTCAACCTGGGCCACGGCCACGCTGCCGCCGAAGCCGACGCCGAGGAGTCCGTGCGGTTGTTCCGCCTGAGCGGCGAACGCTGGGGCCTCTCCCTCGCCCTCACCAACCTCGCCGAACTCACCGCCCGCCGCGGCGACTTCCACCGCGCCACCGACCAGTACCGTGAGGCGATCCACGTCGTCACGGAGATCGGGACGCTCGAAGACGTGCTGTGGGTACGCGCCCGCCTGGCTCAGCTGTACTGGCTGATGGGTGACGTGCCGGCGACGAACGCCGAACTCGCGGCAGCGGACCGCGACGCGGCGGCGGTGGCGTTCCCGGACGCGCTGGCCGGGTTGGCCCTGGCCAGAGGAGATTTGGCGCGGTGGCGTGGCGAGCCTGAGGTCGCCGGCGCGGAGCTGGACCGGGCAGAGGGCCTGGTTCGGCACCTGTCGCTGCACCCCCTGTTCCGCGCGATGCTGTTGCAGCTCCGCGGTTTCTTGGCGGCCGACGCCGGCGACCTCGACGCCGCGGCCACGATGCGGCGCGAAGTCTTCGAGCTGACGACCGCGGGCGGAGATGTGGTTTATCTGGCGCATGCTGTCGTCGCGGTGGCCGATCACGCCTTGCGGGTCGGGATGGGCGAGGAAGCCGCCCGGTTGATGGCTACGGCGGAGGTGCTGCGTGGTGGGCCGGATTTGAGTCTGCCTGATGCGGTGGCGACGGCTCGAGAGGTTGAAACGGCGCAGCCACTGGAGACGGACGAACTGCGGCGGGTGATTGATGTGGTGCTGGGTTGA